The Camelus ferus isolate YT-003-E chromosome 32, BCGSAC_Cfer_1.0, whole genome shotgun sequence genome window below encodes:
- the C32H12orf43 gene encoding protein CUSTOS isoform X1 produces the protein MSDLESSSSSDAEEVQRCREAAMPAWGLEQRPRGPVKPTAALSTQPGAANTQLPTTQPSFRHKANEHEQDGNELQTTPEFRAHVAKKLGALLDSSITISEVVKEPRKAEVQRVTPEDDGFRLFFTSIPGGPEKEATPKPQQKRLPSSSSSDDGGEELQRCREAAVSASDILQESAIHGPVNVEEKVKKKKKKLKKKAKKEASTDIVTATTTTSKAAVRKQEQESAELNGDQAPLGTKKKKRKKKAKRASEASPFPPARSATAVPAN, from the exons ATGAGCGATTtggaaagcagcagcagcagcgacgCGGAGGAGGTGCAACGATGTCGCGAGGCAGCGATGCCGGCCTGGGGCTTGGAGCAGCGCCCGAGGGGGCCGGTGAAGCCAACAGCCG cACTCAGCACACAGCCAG GTGCTGCGAATACTCAGTTGCCAACCACCCAGCCGAGCTTCAG GCACAAGGCGAATGAGCACGAACAAGATGGCAACGAGCTTCAGACCACCCCCGAATTCCGAGCCCACGTAGCTAAGAAGCTGGGAGCCCTGCTGGACAG cTCCATTACCATCTCAGAAGTAGTGAAGGAGCCAAGAAAGGCTGAAGTACAGAGAGTCACCCCAGAGGATGATG GCTTCCGGCTTTTCTTCACATCCATCCCCGGAGGCCCTGAGAAGGAGGCCACCCCCAAGCCCCAACAGAAACGGTTGCCTTCCAGCTCCAG CAGTGACGATGGCGGCGAGGAGTTGCAGCGGTGCCGGGAGGCGGCTGTGTCAGCCTCCGACATTCTGCAGGAGTCTGCCATCCACGGCCCTGTCAACGTGGAGGAAAaggtgaagaagaagaaaaagaagttgaaaaagaaagccaagaaggaGGCCAGCACCGACATCgtcaccgccaccaccaccacaagcAAGGCCGCCGTCAGGAAGCAGGAACAGGAGTCCGCTGAGCTCAACGGAGACCAGGCGCCACTTggaaccaaaaagaagaaaaggaagaaaaaggcaaagaggGCCAGTGAGGCCtccccattcccaccagcaaggagTGCAACAGCTGTGCCTGCAAACTGA
- the C32H12orf43 gene encoding protein CUSTOS isoform X2, translating to MSDLESSSSSDAEEVQRCREAAMPAWGLEQRPRGPVKPTAGAANTQLPTTQPSFRHKANEHEQDGNELQTTPEFRAHVAKKLGALLDSSITISEVVKEPRKAEVQRVTPEDDGFRLFFTSIPGGPEKEATPKPQQKRLPSSSSSDDGGEELQRCREAAVSASDILQESAIHGPVNVEEKVKKKKKKLKKKAKKEASTDIVTATTTTSKAAVRKQEQESAELNGDQAPLGTKKKKRKKKAKRASEASPFPPARSATAVPAN from the exons ATGAGCGATTtggaaagcagcagcagcagcgacgCGGAGGAGGTGCAACGATGTCGCGAGGCAGCGATGCCGGCCTGGGGCTTGGAGCAGCGCCCGAGGGGGCCGGTGAAGCCAACAGCCG GTGCTGCGAATACTCAGTTGCCAACCACCCAGCCGAGCTTCAG GCACAAGGCGAATGAGCACGAACAAGATGGCAACGAGCTTCAGACCACCCCCGAATTCCGAGCCCACGTAGCTAAGAAGCTGGGAGCCCTGCTGGACAG cTCCATTACCATCTCAGAAGTAGTGAAGGAGCCAAGAAAGGCTGAAGTACAGAGAGTCACCCCAGAGGATGATG GCTTCCGGCTTTTCTTCACATCCATCCCCGGAGGCCCTGAGAAGGAGGCCACCCCCAAGCCCCAACAGAAACGGTTGCCTTCCAGCTCCAG CAGTGACGATGGCGGCGAGGAGTTGCAGCGGTGCCGGGAGGCGGCTGTGTCAGCCTCCGACATTCTGCAGGAGTCTGCCATCCACGGCCCTGTCAACGTGGAGGAAAaggtgaagaagaagaaaaagaagttgaaaaagaaagccaagaaggaGGCCAGCACCGACATCgtcaccgccaccaccaccacaagcAAGGCCGCCGTCAGGAAGCAGGAACAGGAGTCCGCTGAGCTCAACGGAGACCAGGCGCCACTTggaaccaaaaagaagaaaaggaagaaaaaggcaaagaggGCCAGTGAGGCCtccccattcccaccagcaaggagTGCAACAGCTGTGCCTGCAAACTGA